Part of the Lampris incognitus isolate fLamInc1 chromosome 1, fLamInc1.hap2, whole genome shotgun sequence genome is shown below.
CTTACATGCCTTACTTTCCATCGAAGTTGCCTGAAGCTGTATAAAGTAGCAAATTTTAGTTCTCCTTTTCCAAACGAGCCGTGTATAAATGTTTGCAATTTGCAATCTAtgcagccaaaaaaaaagaaaaaaataattattCAGCGTTCGAAAGGTTCAAGAAGAAAGTTGTATGCAACACGATTTATATCGATGTTTGCAGCTTCTACAAGCTTAAAACTGCAACTACAGAAGCAAAACATAAACAAAACTTTATGCTTTAAGGTTTAAACTTTCAAAGTAATGCGGTTTGGGTGACAGCGAGTCGAGCATCGATTATGTTGGTAGGAGATGCATACAAATTTGTCGTTATAAAATGTTGGTCTTTTATGCAtttataagatttttttttcaagatcATTGACTATCTATAAACTGTCTGACGCCTTTTCCTTGCACGAACAACATCACTAGTTTTTACCGTATCCTTAAACTTGGTTAGTTTCAGTcagtttcagttttttttttttaatctcgtctcttttttttttgccaatacAGAGACTATTTCAAACTCTCTCCTCTTCTGCAGTTCCCTTTACAATTCTTTAGGAGATTTGAGTTTGAATGTTTGGGGGTTTATTATGTTACTGAACTCTCTCCTCCGACCTCTCCAGTCTGACCTCAGACAGGTACCACTAGAGCGTAGTTTCTGCACCTGCCTTCATAAAGGATGGAAAGGGAAAAATGGTTGAGGAGCAATACTAACATAATCACCCAACACACGCCTGAGAGAGAATAAAAACAACCCACTGACCGAGGGATGGTGAGGTAGGTggaatttaactttttttttaaaccagtgATGACTGATTATGATAACTCGTTCCTCAGAAGTCCAGATACATTAAGACACAATCAAGATATTTTCATATCTACAGTCAAAATTAACCAACCGACAAAACAACCAATACCATCTTTGGCTGTGATTTCATTTTTACCAAAATCACAAcattaaatgttttaaatgttaACTTGTGTGAATTTACATGGATTGATACCATTGCCCACCTATGGTTGGATCCACTCAATACTCTCATGGGGTGTTTTTGTCGCTCTCTCAGGGTAATACTTGTTGGTATAATGAGCACTTTCCCCCAGTGTTGCTAGCTAGATGTCATTATGAGGCCAGGTAAGGTTTACTTGAGTACCTGCCAGCTTAAAACTACTCTCATGCTCAGCTCTCAACACCTGGGGGTCAGGGTCTTTGTTCTGTCATGGGGTGCTGTCAGTCAGCCGGCGGCAGCCGTCACTGTCAGGTTTCCCTGACAGGACTGGTCTGGCTGTGTCATTGTCAGGAGGCTGGCAGTCTCTCATCACAGTGTCAGAGAGCGATAGACTGCTCGCTCTCTGCATCACCAAACAGCCGTCGTCAGTGTCAGCATCAGCTGCTCTGAGAGGTGGCATCATTTTCAGAGCCTGCCCTCCACTGTCAGTTGTACTTTAACTTTCAACTGGTCTTCTCAGACACTCATGGTCTTTGCACCTCAGGTGCACCCTCTGCCAACTGTGGCATCTGGCCTATATGCATTGCCTGCTGGCCCATGTGCTGCTGCCCAAAGTCCATCTGACTGAGGTCCAGCTCTTCAACAGCCTGTTGTTGCCCTTGTgtctccccatgcacacgaggtGCTGCATAACCCTGACCACGTGTCTGGCCATTGCCACGTTGATCGCCATGGTGCTGACCATGCCCGTCGTGGCGATCATGGCCAACACCATGATGACCTCTGTGGTGGTGACCACGCCCATGATTGTGATCATGCCCAGTCTCCCCCTCTCCCGCTGGGGTACCGTCTCCTTCAGGCTCGACTACTGTCTTACTGCACTCCTCTGGGGTCTCTGGGCTCTATGGGGAAACagaggaaagaaaaagagaatgATAAGGTAAAGGAGAGGAAGAAAGGGAGTGGCCAAGTGGACACAGAGGAAAGAGGCAAGACAGGACTGTCAGTATCCAAGCTGGTCTTGGATAAAAGTAATTTACAAAaaatccatttgaggactttttaaaTGAGTGTATGTGCTCATGTGTGTGAGCAACCTACCTCATGTACACACTCCCCACATATGCGTTTGCAGTATGTGTGTCGGATGGCACTTTCTATATGACCATGTCCAATGACGGAGTAAGGAAGTGAGACGTGGTAGGTGAGACGGCCACACCTGATGGTAAAAGGGTACAAAAAGTAATACCTGATGTGGTTAAATCTGTGTCAACAGTGTCTCTTGGTTGAACATGTATCATTAAAAACTGGCTAACTTTGATTACTATTTACAAAGCAACTGGGAAATTTTAGAAATCTATATCGGCTAACAGATTCTTGATGCTATACAACCATCATGTATGCCATTTAAAAATGTTGACTTcatgaaaaatcagaaaaaaagaacatgttTATCTGCTACTGACCCTCCTTATAAGAAATGAGTGATTACCGGTGACTGCTAACCTGTCATAAATGAGGAAGTCATCCTTCTTTCCATTTAAAGTCTGCCAGACATCAGGCTGTTGGGAGTCCTGTTTGTAAAGTGTGATATTTTCTGACAGTTTCTGGGCCAAAAGGGAGTGCAGGTGTATTGCCTGCTCTCCTTGGTGGTTCACTACCATGTAGGTCACATCTTTAAGACCCTGATCCTCCAACTTCTGGCGCAGGCTGTCCACTCTGCTCCAAGTTGAAAAACAGAGGACCAAACAGTCAATGGAAGATTATGGCAATAAAGATGACGTTCAGGTAAATTTATATGCAGCGGAAATTTGAAATGTTGGCTTTAGGATTAGTAGGATAGGACTGGTCGCTTTATTGTGTGGGCTAACTGCATCCACCTGGTTTTTGTAGGATGGCGCATAAAACTGAACAGGGACGTGTTGAAGTCAGACCGAAATCAGAAATTGGATTTAACTTCTTATGTCTATAAAACCCAGaacatggtatatatatatatatatatatatatatatatatatatatatatatatattcggcattatttttttaaaatttgtataTCATTAATATTGTTATTTTAATACCTTTATCCATAACTTCTCCGTTATCTCAGAAACTCTCAGGGAGTGGTCCTCGTTAATATTCATGTGCTGacatttgagtgacaagtacaagtaAGGGTTGGCGGTATGGGTGGGCGGGGCTTCATAATTTGATGATGTGATGCCATGGCTGTATATAAATAAGTGTCTGAtaacatcattagtgtcataagAATAGAAGCTGAGAAGCTGAACTGGAGGGGACTCTTGAAAAGAGAAAAATAGAAGTCTACCATAatacttggatttttttttagattttttttcagtAGAAACAGACAGTACAAAATGCATGACGATGAAAGTAATAAATTATGTTAGAAAATATCAGTGTTACAATCTCAGTCTAACTTTGAATACCTCACCAAACTTCACAGACCTAGGTAACCCCTTATTAAGTTTGCTTGAATAACCACACTCCCAAAGGgtctatggtttttttttttggttttttttttggaggttacAGAAGTCGGACTCATGGGGAAATGTAGGTTTGTGTCTTTCAGGACAAAAACTCAAGATGAACCCCTACAGGTCCAACAGGTGCCATACACAAACCTGGATGCCTGCACCAAGCAGAACAATCAGCTGGCCTGTAAGAGAGCCACGACGGTCACCCGGCCCATTGCTGCCTTCATAGGCTCCACCTCCCCCACCCTCCAATCCGGTGGCAGCTTACAGCGAGGCCCGCCTCCTTCTGTCTCTGCCCCGCCCCCAGGGAGCAGGCAGAGAGCCAGGAGCAGGCTGAGGCACGCCCACATCTCGGCTGCGCCTCCTCGCTGCTCAAATCTGTCAGCCGCAGGGAGAGGGATACGAATGTGGGAGGAGGGACGGGGGGAGAAGTAAAAGGGGGtcatggaggagggggaggagacgaCACAAAAGTTTAGTTAAAATCAGTAAACAAAAAAATGAGAGGATCGTACAAAAGGTCAGAACAGTTTCATCATTTTAAAGGCTGTCCTGACAACACCCCTCGATAACCTCCAaagctctttttttttattgactgATACTGAGGAAGACCTGAGAAATCACTTCTATTAATATCCCCGTTTCCATTAACGGAGGGGCTGAATAAACAAAGGAATTCAGAATGCAAGAAGGAGGTATTCATAATTCATATGCACCATTTGTTTACCCCTCCACTTTTACCGTTACCGTGTTTGCATACGGATGGATTGAGCTGCCTTTGCAAGAGTAGAGCTGGTGTTAGTTGCATGCATTTGCAAGTCTCTACACAGATTTTAGCACATTAAAAACTTTCTGTATAGATATATGAAAACATAGCCGTATACATAAATACACGGTTAAAAAGGAAACAGCTTGAAGAAATAAAAATTTTAAATCTGCTTGAGGCGTTTGCATGCAACAGGGAGGGTGCAAACAACAAGAGGATCACTTTGAGGCTGCACGCAGTTGTATGACAATCTGGGGGAAACCGTTGCAACGATAAGGACAGACGAGAAAATTAAACTAGATTGCAAAAGTAAGTGTTCCAAGGCAAGGCACTTATTTATTTATGCATCTGTTTTGCCCATGAAAAAGAGACAGCCGTTGTGAATATTTACTATGTGTAAAGATCATTATCGAAATAAAATGAACGACAGAGTGTAACGAAACCAAACGAGTCCAGTTTTGCAGAAAGTTCTGTTTCTTACCCTCTGCTCAAATCGTCCGTCAGCCCAGCTCTTTCTCGCTTCAACTTCTTGAAGAAAAACAAGCATCTCACTCGCCTGCTCCGCCTTTTATACTCTGCCTGTTGTTTTCCTGTCAGAAAGGAGGGCAAAGTTCAGTCAGGGCAACGTACTGATACCTCTGGCATCTTCAAGTGTCAATAAGCCAACCATCCGTTTCAACGTTAATCATTTGGTAGCTGATGAATGTTTCATACTGTAAAGGTCTTCTGAGTGCGTGGCCGTCAGCAGACATGAGAAGGCATTAGGATAATGTAAATAAGTCCGCCCTAAAAGTACTGAATATATGATCCCTGCTAATCAAACTGAATGTTGTCACATTTTGCATCGTATTTGAATTAGCTTGTCTTCACCTCAAACAGCCTCCTAAGTATCGttccatttccccccccccctttggcatAGCGTGACAGTGAGAGacatcttgtttttctcatcaggGGAGAAATGAAAAAGGAGAGAGGGGTGGGACTAGGAGTTGGTCAATATGCTGCTGCTACCGGAGTGATATAAACACAACTCGACTGGAATTATTTGATGTAACAGCCTGAATTGATCATTTACAAATGTTCTCAAGTTAACTTTCTACAAGCAGCCAATAGCCggatagagagagagcacaagaggtAGCACAAGGGTGAAGAATGGATCATAAGACTGCTCATATGTATGGAGTGAGGAGTGACGTTGTGGTTTAAAAGTGACACAGTGACCTAAGTGGTGTTCTGGTAGCTTGTTGCAGGCTGACATAACTGAGTAATTAATCCATTGAAACGGAAGCATTCGAGATTAAAGTAGCCTTTAGTATTTTATTCAGTTCTATTTGCAATGTATAGCATTTGGAAGGCTACAGAAACGCAGGCCTAAGGGACAATGACTTCACAGAAAAGTATCTTGTCAAGATCCATCAGCTGTAGAATCCAATCAATTTTTCCAGGATCATTTTTAGTTTAAGGGAATCAAATAATGTTTGGCTAAAATTGAAGAAATGCAATTTCAAAGGACAAATTGAGGTAAGAAAAAAATCTTTGAAGGATTTGAAATCCACGAAACTGGGGGAATCAGGGCCATGGAGGTCAAAAGGGTCAAAGCATTAACGTGACATATCTCAAGTCAAAAGTCAGCCTGGTTTTAACTACAGATGTCTGTGACATTGTGCTGGTTGAACATAAAAATAACAGCTGTTGCAACATATATGAAATTTCAAACACTAGGCTATGTGAACTGTCACAGTTATGGGGGGCAGTATCAGCATTTTAAGTTAACATATTGAGCAACAGTTAAGATAGTAAAAATCACAAGTCCAACAGTTTGTTTCATGTTATTTGTCTCGGTTCAAGGAGCAATCTGCAACATGTGATTATTCGTTGTTATTCATTTACACTGTCTTGCACCATGGCATAGGTGCACTAATGGAGCACAGTGACCTGCATAACAGATTAAATCCTCACCGTTCAAGTCAAAGATCTGAACTGACTATGGTTTTATCTTTGGCCATCTTGAACTCTTAGACACAAGTATGAAAAATATTGGTGATGGTGCTTAATTAACTaacatgtatttaatttattgaAAACTGACAAGAAGACATGATGCACCTTCAAATGCGTGAGTGTTGTAAACCTTGGTAGGGCTTGTTAACGCACATCTTTACTGTAAGATCACCAACTCTTCAAAGACACTCGGGTATCTCATGGGGATGATTCTGAATTATGTGCGAGCGTGACATTTCTTGTTGTTCAAGTAATGGGAAGTTGTAGGTGGTAAAAGCAGTTTATAACAAAACAGAATGAAATGTAATAACACAAGACAACATATACTGTGGAGTTTCTCACTGAACTGTAGTGTTTTATTGTGAAATAAACAGTTTGCTTCAGGTTGAAGATATCAGTAGTTCTCCCAGTCAAGTCATTATAGCAAATGGGCAGAAATGTGGTAGCATTTCATGTGCACATGTATTTGCATTTGTTCAAAGTACCTCCATACTTTTCATTTAAACTCAATTATACTTTCGGTTTGTCCCGCTTTTAGTCAGAATAAGTTTAAATATCAGTCACCGTGGGTGATTTTAGGATTTCCAACTGGGAAGCCTTCCAACTTAATGAATCTAGCATAACTGTTATTTCAAGAGATAAAATAATACTATAACTGCCTTTATAGACATACCTTTTTACATACCTGGCAGACTGTTTTATAATCCACTTACATGCCCTTGACTATTGAAAaggtatttttctttctttctttcaagtCACAGTTTTTCAGTTTGATTTGGTTTCGTATCGGGCACTGTACCCGTCCTGTATTCACTATAACTTTTAAGGGAAtcacagaaagtcgaatcagttcacctggacacaactgAGAGTTCTCTCAGTGAAACGTTTCTAATTGTGACCTCTTCattctcaactgaccgcaggaaCCCCAACAATacgtggcataacgactgaaaacaacgattggttccacatgcaaattgccgtgactagACTAGTTAGTCTCatctattgtttataaaggtgggggatacatgcagtcagttgagactgaagaggtgacttaaatgtcttgtgtgtctgacattcttgggtaggaagtcgggttgttgtgaagcttctagtgtgttggtgtagtgttctgtacctgtcacgtctcactattaaccttcaccgctggctagcagaaatgcgaacaggagagctgagcacgtaagtctctccctgccagtgcaTAGCCTCTCCTACAGAAAGGATTCAAGATGGCGGAGTGAGTAGCAGTACCCCTGCAGGCTCCGGTTAAACTTTGTCGTAGAGTCCTTGAAATGTAGACCTTTATGAGCAATAACCCAATATTGTTTAACCAGATAACAGTATCAAAATACCTTGAAAAAATAATGTATATTGCAGTTCTCAAGACTTTGGAACAAAGGAAACAACGTGTTTGTTAGTATGACGAACCACAAGTACAACCCAACAGCTCTTTGCGAGGTGCGTGATGACGGCAACGCAGAAGACATTTATGTGGATGACGAGACTTCAAAGGAAGAAAGAATAAATTGGACTCACATGCCAATTAAAAGTCCGAAACCCAAGAAACTGAAAGTGCAAGGTGAAAACATGAAGGTGGATGACAGTACAGCTGCAGCGATTCTCCGTGCAGTGCAAGCTCTGACCCAAAAGATGGATGAAGACTGAACTTCTGAAAAACTTTGAAAAACGCATTGAAGCCAACATAGTGGCAACTAAAGAAAACAGGGAGGAAATCGCTGTGCTTCGAAAGGAAATCGGTGAGCTGCAGAAAGAAAACAAGACACTAAGGAATTCATATGTGGAACAAGCTCGCTACACAAGATGAAGGAATTTGAGGCTGATTGGTTTACCAGAGATAGATGGCGAAGACACAAGAGAAATTGTCATTGGGATTCTCACAAGAGTTGTACCACTGTCCGCAGACCGGCTGGGAGACAGTCGATACTGTTCACCGCCTGGCAGAAAAGGGCAGCGCTGCTACCTCTAACAACACACCGAGGCCAATTAtagtcctgacactgctactgatcttcttctctctaccctctcctcttctctggacaatctctgtcccctcacctccaggcctgcacgccctactccacctgccccttggctgaccgactcagtacgtactgacagacggagcccgagagtggcagagcgcaaatggagaaaaggcaaactcccagaggaccttctcaacttccagtctcttctttccactttctcctcctccctttctgctgctaaggcctgccttctatcgctccaaaatcctatcctctgcttctaatcctaagaaactctttgaaaccttctctagacttcttcaacccccacctcctcctcctacttcctcccttctccctgatgactttgctaacttctttgacaagaaggtcaatgacatcagatcctccttttctcaccacccggttagtgctgcttgcactatcccaccctctgcaccctccttcacctctccacgtcccaccgtatcctacctcgctcccctctcccccgacgaggttctaaacctcgtcacatccagtcgccccaccacatgctcccttgacccggtcccctcccctcttcttcagtctatagcacctgaactccctccctatctaacccacctcatcaacacctccctccaggcaggatgctttccatctgcctaaaagactgctagagtcaccccccttctcaagaaaccatcacttaacccctctgatttcaaaaactacagaccagtttcccttctaccctttctatccaaaactttcgaacgtgctgtctttaaccaactttctttgtacctccacaagaacaacctcctggaccccaaccagtctgggttcagggggGTCACTCGAtagagacagccctccttgcagtgacagaatcgctgcactcagtgaaagcaaactctctctcctctgtcctgatactcctggacctgtcagctgcgttcgacacagtcaaccaccagttcctcctctctaccctcaaggggctgggtgtcacaggctctgcactctcaatgtttgcaacgtacctgacgggtcgctcctaccaggtgacgtggaggggatctgtgtcggagcatAGCAGACTGACtataggcgttccacagggttcggttctgggtcctctccttttttcCCTGTACACAATATCCCTGgcttctgttattcgctcgcatgacttctcttaccattgttatgccgatgacacccagctgatcttgtgcttccctccctctgacacacaagtagagacacgcattgctgcgtacttgactgacatcttggagtggatggcgacacactacctga
Proteins encoded:
- the selenop gene encoding selenoprotein Pa, translating into MWACLSLLLALCLLPGGGAETEGGGPRCKLPPDWRVGEVEPMKAAMGRVTVVALLQASULFCLVQASRVDSLRQKLEDQGLKDVTYMVVNHQGEQAIHLHSLLAQKLSENITLYKQDSQQPDVWQTLNGKKDDFLIYDRCGRLTYHVSLPYSVIGHGHIESAIRHTYCKRICGECVHESPETPEECSKTVVEPEGDGTPAGEGETGHDHNHGRGHHHRGHHGVGHDRHDGHGQHHGDQRGNGQTRGQGYAAPRVHGETQGQQQAVEELDLSQMDFGQQHMGQQAMHIGQMPQLAEGAPEVQRP